The Rhinoderma darwinii isolate aRhiDar2 chromosome 11, aRhiDar2.hap1, whole genome shotgun sequence genome window below encodes:
- the LOC142663455 gene encoding uncharacterized protein LOC142663455: MGDKGRSGDGASRKRPYIYTKQLMFLKDIMDMRTTTDNLEDTAEETDVGESVAEAPAPNILPPSPEPTPQEPAPGQSERPVGSPAQERPVRARSRRLRAPQPSTSAQVDTRVLEYLRRAAEEDGNDAFGRSIVPLLRLVPMDLMGRLQASIVTLIDACRPPHNPHPCFTAIEQWRNTYMPPPTAQVPGQFHPVPHMARPHPYMRPMAPHFAGPTFQPPHQHHYAGQEQPTQLQVQHSGAEMQAYASPAQLYQHL; the protein is encoded by the exons atgggtgacaagggacgcagcggagatggggcatctcgcaaacggccctacatttatacgaaacagctgatgttcctgaaggacatcatggatatgcgcac aaccaccgacaatttggaggatacagcagaggagactgacgtgggggagtctgtggccgaagcccctgctcccaatatcctgccacccagccccgagccgacaccccaggagcccgcaccaggccagtcagaacggccggttggctctccagcccaggagcggcccgtgcgagcccgcagtcggcgtcttcgtgccccacagccctccacatctgcccaggtggatacgcgggtactcGAGTATTTGaggcgagccgcagaggaggatggcaatgatgcctttggccgcagcattgtgcccctcctacgcctggtgccgatggaccttatgggccgtctgcaggcgtcgatcgtcacattgatcgacgcttgcagaccgccacacaatccccatccgtgtttcacggcaatcgagcagtggcgaaatacttacatgccgccacccacggcccaggtgcctggCCAATTTCACCCTGTTCCACATATGGCCCGTCCGCAtccatacatgcgccctatggctccccacttcgcggggcccacattccagccaccacatcagcaccactatgctggccaggaacaacctacccagctccaggtccagcatagtggtgctgaaatgcaggcatatgcctccccagcccaactataccaacacctctga